The following proteins are encoded in a genomic region of Oceanibaculum nanhaiense:
- the moaD gene encoding molybdopterin converting factor subunit 1, with protein sequence MKLLYFAWVRQKIGTAEEEVSPPAEVTDVAGLLDWLKARGPGYAEALKDARVVKVAVNQEYVRPDHPLKPDDEVAIFPPVTGG encoded by the coding sequence GTGAAGCTGCTCTATTTCGCCTGGGTGCGCCAGAAGATCGGTACCGCCGAGGAAGAGGTCTCGCCCCCCGCCGAGGTCACCGACGTGGCCGGGCTGCTGGACTGGCTGAAGGCGCGCGGCCCCGGCTATGCCGAGGCGCTGAAGGATGCCCGCGTGGTGAAGGTCGCGGTGAATCAGGAATATGTCCGCCCCGACCATCCGCTTAAGCCGGACGACGAGGTGGCGATCTTCCCGCCGGTGACGGGGGGATAG
- a CDS encoding molybdenum cofactor biosynthesis protein MoaE: protein MIRVQREDFDISAEIAALTDGNRAIGGVASFVGLVRDMAGNASIGAMTLEHYPGMTEKALAKIEAEAQERWPLQASLIIHRYGRLEPGDRIVLVVTASAHRQAAFESAMFLMDYLKTKAPFWKLEETGDSAQWVDARESDDHALDRWAQPHGKTDAAE, encoded by the coding sequence ATGATCCGGGTGCAGCGCGAGGATTTCGACATCAGCGCGGAGATTGCGGCGCTGACCGACGGCAACCGTGCCATCGGCGGCGTGGCCAGCTTCGTCGGCCTCGTGCGCGACATGGCTGGCAATGCCAGCATCGGTGCGATGACGCTGGAGCATTATCCCGGCATGACCGAAAAGGCGCTGGCCAAGATCGAGGCCGAGGCACAGGAACGCTGGCCGCTGCAGGCCAGCCTGATCATCCACCGCTATGGCCGGCTGGAACCGGGCGACCGCATCGTGCTGGTGGTCACCGCCTCGGCGCACCGGCAGGCGGCCTTCGAGTCCGCCATGTTCCTGATGGATTATCTGAAGACCAAGGCCCCTTTCTGGAAGCTGGAGGAAACCGGCGACAGCGCGCAGTGGGTCGATGCCCGCGAGAGCGACGATCATGCGCTGGACCGCTGGGCGCAGCCGCACGGCAAGACCGACGCCGCGGAATAG